One Nicotiana tomentosiformis chromosome 1, ASM39032v3, whole genome shotgun sequence genomic window, taaggcaggtcacatacattaacctgtacgcaataataataataataataataataataataataataataataataataataggaatagAGGTAAGACAAGTAAATCACATCAATAATTGAAATCATTTTAGCAGTCACAATCAATTATTTCTTTCTcattctgttacggcgtgcaacccgttccaacaataaaattcttcaataaatttccgttgcAGTGTGTAACTAGCTACAACAatttaaacttaaaatataatccgttgcggcatgcaacccgatcccccaatatattcattttcatttccgttgcggcgagCAACTCgcaccaacaatataatttaacaactctttattgtaataaaaatactccaataaataccacattcagtaAAAAATTATTAGGCAATAAAGCACactgtatttataaattatttatgaaacaagtaatgacaagtaccaattaattgtgaaaattagggaaaaaataggcaatttaaattctaatatactaaatgtcaagtagcaattaagtcacataagtaaaataagcatgtagcaattatagcatgaatttaATACATGatattggacaaggaatatgagagaaataatttatataacaattaactcatgatttaaaataatttatgaatttCAGATAAATATgtaaacaatcaatttgacgacgtatagacactcgtcacctcgcctatacgtcgttacgCATGAAATTcatgtaacaaataattcaagggttctattccctcaagtcaaggttaaccacgacacttacctcgcttcgcaaccaaatttaagattccaataaacctttgcctcgcgaattagtatctgaaagcttcaaatctagtcacaaacaattcaatatacttaaCACGAAtccaaaattcatctaaaaattcatagtagggcccacgtctcgaatctcgaaaataatgtattgttgatttctgcggcaagttgtaatatttgggcacttgatgtgcaatttgtgatatgttgcaagatttgagcacttgatgtgcaatttgtgatatgttgtaagatttgagcacttcatgtccaatttgtgatatgttgtaagatttgagcatttgatgtgcaatctctgatatgttgtaagatttgaccACTtcatgtgcaatttgtgaaatgctgtaatatttgggcacttgaggtgcaagttgtattatgctgtgatattttggcacttgaggtgcgatttgataaatattatgatattgatacgcatgcggtgagataagggtggcttgaaacgcgtggctagtaggggaactactagaagtcatgcggtgatataaggtcggggtgttgaaacgcatgcggtgagataagggtggcttgaaacacgtgggtagtaggggaactactataaGTCATGCTGTGTGAAAAGGATATTTCGGGACAAaatgactttttaaaaaattaaatgtgaaggctcccgcggtgatataaggaaatgaaatattgtgaatttatttatgatttgggacaatgaggcggtacctcgggagtgccctgttgatatttttttgtttatgttcttgccttgggtaattttatttcatttaatatgtaaattcttgtcttcttccgtgatgtactagttgacttcattattatgtgttttgtgctcctagttgtattgtgttgctttgactttttagcacgagactctgaagaagtatatttctagttttcttactgattttcgatgattgagttgatttaaataaaaggaattattattattcttttaattaaatagttttacaaacaaaccagtagtttatctgatgctttaatttaagtgcaatgttattttcttcacccaaatgatttaaaaaaaaaaattcaattctttgttgatttcttacgtgatttaaaaattctaaactcactttagtagaaataaattgatcatgtggatcttatatacattgaggatatttgcatgtgaattgtccgtgtagttgtgatatgaaatgagggcacgagcggccgaaaaaatatgataatttaattatgggcacgaagtgccgtggagatatgaaaaatgggctgagacccgtgtttataaaaaatataaaaatgggccgagacccgtatttttatgattatgaaatgaggtgtcacatgttaaatttttaattgaagaattatattcaaaatatttatttggaaggatttttatttagaaagtattatatgaaagaattatatttgaaagatattattttgatgaatattatatttcaaagagagttatttggtagatttatatgtgaaggacaattatttgaagaatttgatttaattgggtgtacttttatttattatttgttgagcgatattaaatggtgttttgttgtcttgctgtgcatatcactggttgttttatgttgtccTTATTGTTATATGTTTTCTcctatcttgtatattatattgcacaggctattagactagtgagtgtcctcactgtacctcgtctctactccactgaggttagtcttgatacttactgggtaccgaccgtggtgtactcatactacacttgtgcagagctaggtattggagatatcggacttgagcagagttaaagcgggaccgtaaggattcaaggtagagctgcttggtcgtcgcagttccttggagtcttttcatttcattgtacttttaatttttaatcaacaatattgtatattcggtcctcgtgatcattccatatattcagttagagttcgtgactcagtactaccagtcttgggaggttgtatattcatatttattccactgttagttttggtaacttatttaattcaaaacaaaatggcttcaaaatgtaatagaaatcggcttacctagtcttagagactaggagccatcacgacgcctgtggtgggattttgggtcgtgacaagttggtatcagagctctaggttcataggttctatgagtcacgaaagaaattagtagagtcttgcggatcggtacggagacgtctgtacttatcttcgagaggttacaaagctagtaggaaaaattcacttctttcattctttatcatgCGGCATTTATTcaacttgaagcatatatcttatgttcttttgcatccactcgtgtataaaattgtgcactcggtatcaactatgcgccaacggtttgtGATACTACAGATGGGTTATAAGGGCGCCATGGTTGTtcaaccattgttacaacgtGTCATCCAGATCAAGGATACATAAGTATTTaaagatcattcagttgtgcacatgggggtgcagcaggttctgacacccggttaataagtatgatcttaagaaggattaattaattgcctaatcatcacaatcgtggtagggtcacgaggtggatgtagatctgaaatagttgatggtattagagactatgtagttcgtatgggatttctatttagcaaaGGGTACATACGCAGCCtaggcactggaggaagcgagtttaactgtcacgaggatgacatacgccaaataaatggcttgaggtgtcttgtgaccggtgtcctacgagcgatgaaggttagtatcgTAGATCATCGGAATGTATCTTGTGGCTTCGCGCCAAGTTAGgagagtccactatcaacgatcagattgcaggGTCATATGCTATATCAGGTTggacctgagatgtatttatgtggtattgaaatgttctccgaaacttgtatatgattaagaggtgagattgtatgggatgatgctggggcttgcggtatttctgcgtccttaataattctacatgttagtaccagcggggtcacaaaaataatttcagaatattcGTGGTACTACAGTAAGTTCTTACattgcaccaccggcacgggatTCCTGTAATAATTATTCGAGTTATCTGGCACATACTAAGTGTGAGCAGCcgaacccgcagaggggttgttatgagtgtggtgacactaggcacattatgagagattgtcccagacttaggaggggtggatttcatcagagcactccagctataagctttattccagttaatactccacatgcaccgtcagctagaggtggaggataggcgggtagtGGGAGCCTAATAGGTggaggcccaacccgttgatataatcactatgatttggctgaggccgatacaccagattgggtcgttacatgtacgatcctgattttgttataaacggatattttcctttaattttattcggttctaaatattgaggtgagtcctcctattatgctccgcttatggtgAGCTTTGTAAATTTGTGactcacttatatgtttatccatgttgggagatttgaagatgtgagcccgtgtctgtcattttatttttgtacaccattgagggctctaagtccaaaagtaattaatattattcattacagtgagTTTAATATGTTTCGGAATGATCGATTCCAattattatgaattatatgccctactggtatgagggttcattatatgttgtgaaaactatttacgaaatttattgaaaagaataaagaaaggaaattgaaaatttcagttggcacaatgtgcaaaatacttgtgatacggagttgaggatgagatcctcgcatttttatatgatgtgaaatatttaatcCGGGCTACATGCCGCGGTAGAagtatataaggacgaggtccttgtggtgaaatatttatgagttcaAATTCTCCCTTTTGTGAAGTTTaaattgtactatagtattaatagggagtcatgcctgataggcttatgtgataattcttttatgtattTCTGTGTTATAACtgtgttgtaattattgtgtttagcctacgaggtgagtgcccaggtgccattaaatgtgactcgttaattcgggtaaataattatgaagtactcatgcctcacattctgttagCAGTGTTATGAAACTTCGaaacgaggttttggttaatatgaggttaattggcaatgcttgtaatgctgagattagtgttattgatatataccttgtggtattttgttgggttgtagaTGTATTGTTAGGATTTGTTTTGgagttactctggcaggtggttaggcccatttacaggggagactctgccgaaatttctgaaaaataaaataataaaatttttgAGAGTTATAAAAAATTGGGAGATTTATATGTGCGAAAAAAAAGTGGTTATGTTATgagtttgagggcgaatgatcctaagcgggggaaaATGTAACACCCTggagtacttcaacactatcaagaaagttgttGTGTgagtaggcacgagttgctatagccagttgagactaatatcgtgcgtcgaagtgaaaatcaggcattttggaaatgattggagagttagtgattttgctttaaagcttataagaatggagaaaagaaataatctcaattgagacggtgttgtcggacccgtgttaaattgcgggaacaTAGAATCACCCACAAATATGtatgtaagaatacactcagtaattcaAAGTCCTCAGAAatattcttagcacgttcgaggacgaacatttatttaagaggttgagaatgtaatgacccgacttgttgttttaagaattaacgccccgttcaacgacttaaggtcttgagcaggtTCGAATTATGTgtcttgacttgcgtgcatggttgaattcagttatcggATGATTCGCGGTGATTTGAGACACTCGATCTCCAAAATGGAagattaagtcttaggattttgaccatagtcggaaatgtgtgaagacgactccgtaatggagttccgtcggttccgttagctccgttgggtggttttggacttaggagcgtgttcgaaaaattatttggaggtccgtagtggaattaagcttgaaatggcgatagtcgatttttttgaaaagtttgacaggggggttgactttttgatatcggggtcggaatccgattttgaaaatttgaatagcttcgttatgtcaattattacttgtgtacaaaattttgaagtcattccggattgatttgatgtgtttcgacacaagacatagaatttgaaagttcaaagtttctaGATTTTgctttgaggtgtgattcttcgttttgatgttgttcgatgtgatttgaggactcgagcaggtccgtgttatgttatgggactggatggtgtgattggacgagatcccgaggggctcgggtgagtttcggggtggtttcggatcatgtCTAAGCCGTTTATAGCTGCTGATTTTTGCctacagcagtgtgctatgcgatcgtgTGGAATTggctgcgatcgcgaagcacaaaatgggggAAATTTGtcagtgaatcgcgatcgcggaaggccttTCGCGATTGCGTAGAGGAAGTTTTCTGCTGCACTGacccaattttggaagcttatatctcgcaatctataaggaatttggagatgatccaaaaatgaaagttgtagccctttgtgtatAGATTTCAGAACAGAtaaccatttttcatttggagttgtgtaaaaTATGTTATGGCAGATATATTACAGGCTGTCCgcgaagagtttggaaatctttgttacatagggctgactttggaagcttatatctcgaaatatataatgaattgggagatgagaaacaaataaaTGTTATAGTCCTtggaatctagttttcagaaagttaaaccattcatcatttggagttttgtacaaaatgttatgaccattatactagaggttgtctggaatagttggggagtttgttcatcgcgatcgcgaatggttttccgcgatcgcaaagagcaaTTTTGgagctgaaaaattttgtgcttcgcgatcgcgaagagtaaatacctggatagtagctatatttcgaggtttcagccatttttaacatatttggagctatggagctcggattgaagcgagttttgaggcgatttttaccatatggattgagtaagtgttctatatcctaaagtgatcgTACTTCATGGTTATAtggttatatttatcatttatttcggatttaaacagaagaaatcaagatttttgcaaaatcttccaaaaacgaaaatataagatttggaggtcgagttgttatcagaatttgataaaatttgtatggttgaactcgtatcggaatgggtgttcgaatttcatgaaaattatatcgggttccaaGGGGCGcaccccgcgttgacttttgttgactttttgaaataaatttttaagtcgacatattattatccggaattgtttttgacaaattttaatgaagttatgcaatgaatttggatagatttgagcggttcggaggtcaattcgatcaagaaggcgattttggaatatcggcctaacttcaaaaaggtaagtgtcttgcttaacctcgagtgggggaattaccccttaggcatcgagccttttgtgccatttgtgaaatgtgaaaagccgtatacgcaaggtgacgagtgcgtactcgggcttatatgtgtaaattttattgagttaaagtcttgagtatattgtgtggtaaattggataattgttagtatatatttaatcatctatttgtcgtgcctaaatccttgttgttgttgaatttgttgttatatgaaaatttgatgtgattgttaattgattatttattttattccatgaatttgttggtttgataattattgaaatttaatttcattatggatttttcctctgcaaataattaattaaatgagcttaagaagaggtgtttatataattattaaaaatttgaatttaatgaagactttgatttatgttgagtaatttctatctctattgattgtttttgggtgttgtgcacattatggccGAGCCATGgtttctttattgtggaaaataatgtattgttgatttatgtggaaagttgtaatatttgggcacttgatgtgcaatttgttatatgttgtaagatttgagcaattgatgtgcaatttgtgatatgttgtaagatttgagcacctgatgtgtaatttgtgatatgttgtaagatttgagcatttgatgtgcaatctgtgatatgttgtaagatttgaacacttgatgtgcaatttgtgaaatgctgtaatatttgggcacttgaggtgcaagttgtattatgctgtgatattttggcacttgaggtgtgatttgataaatattgtgatattgatacgcatgcggtgagataagggtggcttgaaacgcgtggctagtagggaaactactagaagtcatgcaatGATATAAGGTCGGGGTGTTAaaacgcatacggtgagataagggtggcttgaaatgcgtggctagtaggggaactactagaagtcatgcggtgtgataaggatggctaaaatcgcgggatgttatttcgggaaaaaataatttttttaaaattaaatgtgaatgctcccgcggtgatataagaaaatgaaatattgtgaacttatttatgatttgggactacgaggcggtacctcgggagtgccctgttgatatttctttgtttatgttcttgccttgggtgattttgtttcatttaatatgtaaagtcttgtcttcttccgtgatgtactagttgacttcattattatgtgttttgtgctcctagttgtattgtgttggctttggctttttagcacgagactctgaagaagtatatttctaattttcttcctgattttcgatgattgagttgatttaaataaaagaaattattattatgttttaaattaaatagttttacaaccaaaccagtattttatctgatgctttaatttaagtgcaatgttattttcttcacccaaatgatttaaaaaaaaaatcaattctttgttgatttcttatgtgatttaaaaattctaaactcactttagtggaaataaattgatcatgtggatcttatatacattgaggatattggcatgtgaattgtttgtgcagttgtgatatgaaatgagggcacgaggtgcaggaaaatattatgatttaattatgggcacgaagtgccgtggagatatgaaaaatgggctgagacccgtgtttatgaaaaatataaaaatgggcggaggcccgtatttttatgattatgaaacgaggtgtcacatggtgactttttaattgaagaattatattcaaaatatttatttggaaggatttttatttagaaagtattatatgaaagaattatatttgaaagatatttttttgatgaatattatatttcaaagagagttatttggtatttattatttgttgagcgatattaaatggtgttttgttgtcttgctgtgcatatcactggttgttttatgttatccttattgttatctgttttctcctatcttgtatattatattgcacaggctattagaatagtgagtgtcttaactgtacctcgtctctactccactgaggttagtcttgatatttactgggtaccgaccgtggtgtactcatactacacttttgcacatttttgtgcagagccaggtattggagatatcggacttgagcaaagttaaagcgggaccgtaaggattcaaggtagagctgcttggtcgtcgcagtccctttgagtcttttcatttcattgtactgttaatttttaatcaacagtattgtatattcggtcctcgtgatcattccaaatattcagttagagtttgtgactctgtactactagtcttgggaagttgtatattcatattttttCTGCTgtttagttttggttacttattaattcaaaaaaaatggctttaaaatgtaatagaaaccggcttacctagtcttagagactaggtggcatcacgacgcctgtggtagtattttaggtcgtgacactctcccggttcaaaccagctgactggcgaacgacatcgcctacCGTATAATACTTtgtatggagccatttgaatgcttgactggtagctgttattataggcaaactccgcaagtggcaagagctgatcccaagaacctccaaagtctataacacaagcacaaagcatatcttctaatatctaaAATAGTGTgtttggactgtccgtccgtctgagggtgaaatgttgtactcaactcaacccgcatgcccaactcacattgtatagTCCTCGAGAAGTGCGAGGTAagttgcgtacctcgatcagaaatgatagacacgggcacaccgtgaaggcgttCAATCTCGCGtatgtaaatctccgctaaccgctcaaaagaataggtaactgctattggaatgaaatatgctgacaTGATTAACccgtccacaatgacccatactgcgtcgaactttctctgagtccgtggaagcccaacaacaaaatccatagtgatgcccaacttccactcaggaatttctaatttCTGAAGTAAACGACCAGGTCTGTGAGGCTTGTACTTGACTTGCTGAATGTTTAAAcaacgagctacatatgcaactatatccttcttcattttcctccaccaataatgctgccgcaaatcttgatacattttggcatcacccggatgaatagaataccaggaactgtggtcctcctcaagaattaattcacgaagcccatccatattaggaacacatatacaACCCTGCATCCGCATAACTCCATCTTCCACCACAGCCACTTTCTTGgtaccaccgtgccgcaccgtgtctttaaggacaagcaaatgaggatcatcatactatcgCTCTCTGATAcgttcatacaaggaagaccgagcgactgtgcaagctagaatccgactGGACTCTGAaaaatctaacctcacgaactgattgcctgaacatctgcagctaacgacctttcaccaaccggaatatacgcaaggctttccatactcactgcctttctactcaaggcatcgactatcatattggcctttccggggtgatacaaaatggtgatatcatagtctttcaatagctccaaccatttTCTCTACCTAAAATTGAGACCTTTtggtttgaacagatattgtagactacgatgatcagtgaatacctcacatgagacaccgtaaaggtaatgcctccaaatcttcagcgcatgaacaatggctgccaactcttagtcatgaacaagataattctacTCGTGGACTTTTAACTGTCGCGAcgtatatgcaatcaccctgccatcttgcatcaatactgcaccaagcccatagcgagatacatcacaatacaccgtataagatcctgaacctataggtaataccaacactagtgtcgtagtcaaagtagtcttgagcttctgaaagctcgactcacactcgtctgactatctgaatggggcacccttatgggtcaatttggtcagtggggatgttatggatgaaaacccctccacaaaccggcgataataaccttccaaaccaaggaaactccgaatctctatagctgaagtaggtctaggccaatcctgAACTGCCTTagtcttcttaggatccacttttatgccttcagccgatactacatgccccaaaaaggcaattgagtctaaccaaaattcatattttgaaaatttggcatataattgattatttttcaaagtctaaagcacaatccgaagatgctgctcatgctcctctcgaccgctggagtaaatcaagatatcatctaTGAATAAAGCCAAACAAATAATCCAAATAAGTCTTGAACACcagattcatcaaatccataaatgctgttggggcatttgtaagcccaaatggcatcactaggaattcgtaatgccaataccgagttcgaaaagttatcttagggacatcagatgccatAATCATCAACCTTATGGCAACCACACCTCatgtcgatctttgaaaacaccttggcaccctaaatcTGATCGAATAAgacatcaattcttggcaacagatacgtgttcttgatagtgaccttgttcaactgccgataatctatacacattctcatcgacccatctttcttcttcatgaacAACACGGGTGAACCCCAGGGCGAGAcgctaggtctaataaatcccttatcaagcaattcttgtaattattcttttaattccttcaactccagcggggccatacagtatggtggaatagaaatgggctgggtgcccggagccaaatcaatactaaaTTCAATATCTCTATCGAGTGGCCTCCCCaataaatctgcaggaaatacatctggaaactcacggacaactgaaactgaatccatagaaggaacatccacacTAGAaatgcgaatataagccaaataagcaaGACagtccttctcgaccatacgtcgagccttcacataagagataaccctccTGGTGGAATGTCCAAGAGTCCCTAtccactctattcgaggtaacccAAGTATGGCTAAGGTCAacgttttggcgtgacaatccaatatagcatgataaggtgaatgccagtccatacccaagatgacatcaaaatctaccatatcaagaagtagaagatctatgctagtctcaagactcccaatagtaaccacacacgaatgatagacatgatctactataatagAATCCCGCacaagtgtggacacatacacaaaagcacttagagaatcacgaggcacaaccagatatgaagaaaaataggaggacacataggaataagtagatcctagatcaaacagaactgaagcatctctatggaaaactggaacaatacctgtgatcataacATCATATGACAcggcctcaagcctagctggaaaagcataaaatcggggctgggccccaccactctgaataacgtctctgggacggcctctaactggctggcctccatctctaacggcctgacctccacctgtAATAGCctaacctctacctctagctgcctgacccctacatGTAGCTGGCTAAACAATCGGTGAAGTAACCAGTGTCGggatgatggcacgagaatcctgccaaGATCTGTTGCTCGATagcctagggcaatacctcctaatgtggccaatgttcccacacttataacacccatCTTGCTGTCAAAGctactgaagctgaagctgaaccGAATGGGCTGGATTACCATTGTAGTGACACTGGAATGGTGGtgtactgataggagctgaatgggCACTAAATGCTTGctgtccagagtaaggcataataggaccgtgactctctGAAGCACTGTGATAtgtctgaagtgctgaataaaatggcctgggaggatgacccctaccataagtacccctgcctccagaagaggcaccactgaacccaccaaactaacgaggcctcttatcagacccctgccctctaCCCTGTGCAAGAACGATCTCAATCCTCCGAGCAACATTAGCAGttgcctgaaaggaaatctcacttctggtctccttggccatttgaagcctgatagggtgagtgagtccatcaataaacctcctcactctctctccctcagtaggaagtTAAATGAGAGCATGACGGCCTAGATCAACAtaacgggtctcgtactgagtaataATCATATTGCCATGCTGGAGAcactcaaactgcctgcggtaatcctctctcaatgtgataggcaggaacttctctagaaactgatggtaaccagacctcaagtcgatctttgaaaacaccttggcaccctaaagctgatcgaataagtcatcaattattGGCAATAGATTTTGTTcatgatagtgaccttgttcaactgccgataatagATGCACATtctcatcgacccatctttcttcttcacgaacaacacgagtgcaccccagggcgagacactaggtctaatgaagtccttagcaagcaattcttgtaattgttcttttaattccttcaactttggcgggg contains:
- the LOC138906666 gene encoding uncharacterized protein, giving the protein MVIQPIRFSFSFSSFDSKMGVISVGTLATLGDFDVILGMDWHSPYHAILDCHAKTLTLAILGLPRIEWIGTLGHSTRRVISYVKARRMVEKDCLAYLAYIRISSVDVPSMDSVSVVREFPDVFPADLLGRPLDRDIEFSIDLAPGTQPISIPPYCMAPLELKELKE